In Acidobacteriota bacterium, one genomic interval encodes:
- a CDS encoding class I SAM-dependent methyltransferase, with protein sequence MKIKRNDLVLEIGSGATPHPRSDILVDKYFANVERGTGDLKIDRPLVIADGEALPFPDKSFDYIICSHILEHVEHPDRFLREISRVGKRGYIVSPSEVAEKLFFWGYHKWYITKVGDTLYLKRKNLPNLFGGLFHHLQRNDRFFSSFYYAHPELFLVELEWEGEVKFEILPEDASSPWDLGDKEFLKKITTSKKRRLRPFINLISPPGWRDRLGEIKREFLRRLFQRKKTKKNGN encoded by the coding sequence ATGAAGATAAAAAGGAATGACTTGGTCCTCGAGATAGGAAGCGGTGCTACCCCTCACCCTCGATCCGATATTTTAGTGGATAAGTATTTCGCCAATGTGGAACGGGGAACAGGTGATTTGAAGATAGACCGCCCTTTGGTAATAGCCGATGGTGAGGCGCTTCCCTTTCCCGACAAAAGTTTCGACTACATCATCTGTTCTCACATCTTGGAACATGTGGAACATCCAGATCGGTTCCTAAGGGAGATATCCCGGGTGGGGAAAAGGGGTTACATCGTCTCACCCTCTGAAGTGGCAGAAAAGCTCTTCTTCTGGGGCTATCACAAATGGTATATAACCAAGGTAGGAGATACACTCTATTTGAAACGCAAAAACCTCCCTAACCTCTTTGGTGGCCTCTTTCATCATCTACAGCGAAACGATCGGTTCTTCAGCTCCTTCTATTACGCTCACCCAGAGTTATTTCTCGTCGAGCTCGAATGGGAAGGGGAGGTTAAGTTCGAGATACTCCCAGAAGACGCATCTTCGCCTTGGGACTTAGGCGATAAGGAGTTCCTGAAAAAAATAACCACTTCAAAGAAAAGAAGACTCCGTCCTTTTATAAACCTAATCTCTCCTCCAGGGTGGCGAGATCGTCTGGGAGAGATCAAGCGGGAGTTCCTTCGAAGGTTATTCCAAAGAAAAAAGACAAAGAAAAATGGAAATTAA
- a CDS encoding 1-(5-phosphoribosyl)-5-amino-4-imidazole-carboxylate carboxylase gives MEERYLRELLSRVRTGDLSIEDALSRLKCLPFEDLGFAKIDHHRGLRKGFPEVILGLGKKPEHIVKIAEQMVDKGETVLITRLSDDGLRKVRERFPKAKVDETARAVAINVKEEILGKGVIGVVSAGTSDLPVAEEAAFTAEVMGNKVARIYDVGVAGIHRLFSHRDELISARVLIVVAGVEGAPPSGGAGISS, from the coding sequence GTGGAGGAAAGATATCTTCGTGAGCTTCTTTCACGGGTCAGGACGGGGGATCTTTCTATAGAGGATGCTCTTTCTCGCCTCAAGTGTCTTCCCTTTGAGGATCTCGGTTTCGCCAAGATCGATCACCACCGAGGACTGAGGAAGGGTTTCCCCGAGGTAATCCTTGGTTTGGGGAAGAAGCCGGAGCATATAGTGAAGATAGCCGAGCAGATGGTGGATAAAGGAGAAACAGTGCTCATTACCAGACTTAGCGACGATGGACTAAGAAAGGTGAGGGAGAGATTCCCAAAGGCGAAAGTGGATGAGACTGCCCGGGCAGTGGCGATAAATGTGAAGGAGGAGATTCTGGGGAAAGGGGTGATCGGCGTTGTTTCCGCCGGTACCTCCGATCTTCCGGTGGCGGAAGAGGCGGCGTTCACCGCCGAGGTGATGGGGAACAAAGTGGCGAGGATCTACGATGTAGGAGTGGCGGGGATCCATCGGCTCTTTTCCCATCGTGATGAGCTAATTTCCGCCCGGGTGCTGATCGTAGTGGCGGGGGTGGAGGGGGCACCCCCCTCGGGGGGGGCGGGGATTTCCTCG